Genomic segment of Malus domestica chromosome 15, GDT2T_hap1:
tttgttgataagcaaagggtttgtagctttttttgctaagcagtagaacatattatgtttgtttaatctttagCATTTGATGGTTGTCCACAAATATAGGATAGAAGGCCCCAAATTAGATCTGGCTCTTACCTAGTTGGAGTCACAAGTTCACATGTACCAGCCCTTGAGACAAAACGTTttggttttccggccaaaccatggcgagttggccggcgtgcaaggtatcaatctcttcgtctcgtcaagtagtacaactttcctttttgtttcactcaatttcattgagtattgaaaaagttatactcaatttcattgagtattgaaaaagttatactcatttgaatcttacctagtttccggcgaccttAGTGGCTTTCGAGgtaatttccggccaaaccacaatgAGTCAgatgtcgtgtgaggtaccattctcttcatctcttcaagggctacaacgttcctttttgtttcactcaatttcattgcgtattgaaaaagttatactcatttgaatcttacccagtttccggcgatctcagtggctttcgagaaaatttccggccaaaccacggctagttggccggcgtgcaaggtatcaatctcttcgtctcgtcgagtagtacaactttcctttttgtttcactcaatttcgttgagtattgaaaaagttatactcatttgaatcttacccagtttccggcgacctcagtgactttcgaggcattttacggccaaaccacgacgattccgacgtcgtgtgaggtaccattctcttcgtctcttcgaatgctacaactttcgtttttgtcttgcttgattttgttgagtgttgacaaagttatggccgtttaaagtgggtgtagattttcggccgaaattcctattttcttccttggtcgagtcccacatcgcccagcgaGGGGAGTGAGCAAGCCAAGAACGCCTATAAAAGGCACATTCCCATGCTGAGAAAAGCATGTCTTGGTTGGCCTTCGGGCTTTGATCAAGTGTAGTATGTGTTGAGATTTCtcaacattttaaaatattttttaatattatattgcgatattattgataattttaaaaatatcgcgatattatcgataatatcgcgatgtTTGGACGAAAATCATatggatagttaaaaaaatttcggatcttaaaaaaaacgataatatcggcgaaatatcgccgatattattgattttttcttccttgatcATAACTAACGAATCCCAAAAAACTTGTGGTTATTTTTTTTGATATTTAAATTCTCCCTGTTTTTGGCGGGTAGAGAGAAATGGAACAAAAATCAAATCCCGGAAATGAGCCCAAGACAAAATGGTATTCAGAAATAATCATAACTAATAAATATTTGCAAAAATACCCTTCATTGTTATCATTTTTGCCAATTCTCCCAAAGTCCTTCCCTCCTCCTGTCTCTGTGTCTCTCGAGTCTGTTCACTCTTCCGTTTCTCCTCTCAAGAAGAAACATTTGCCAAATCACTGTCTTTCACTGGCTGCCTGCAACTTGCTCATAGTACGACGCGTATCATCAATGGCTACTGACATGGAAAATTGAACCTTTGGGTAGGCGAACAATTGGGCTGTGAAGCAGGGGTCGGGTGGTATCATTTGGCTTCCAGTTGACGATCTGATCGGCGACGGCAGCCGGTTCGTCTGTTCCGGTGACCTAGCTCGCGAACCCTTTCGTGCGTTCCCGATCGCCTGTCGGGAGGTAAATCTGACGAACCGTGCGACATTTGAATTATGAGTTTCTGAATTTTGGCTAAattggatttttgtttttgctgttggagattttgattttgggttGTTGATTTGGTgaaatttcagatttttttgAGGAAAAAAGGGATCTGGGTACTTGATTTCAGACTTTAAGTGATCAATGGCGGCTCTTGTGCGTCCCCCAGGAGCACCTAGGCCCAATAACAGTAACACTAACACCCCACCAGCCTCTAATTACAATCCTAACAATGCTCAGAGGAACCCTGATTCGTTAGCGGATAATATGCAGAATTTGAATCTTAATAGGCAGCCTTCCATGCCTAATTCTGCCCCTAGACCATCCCCTTTTGGCCAAGCACCAACTTTTCATTCATCAGCCCCTCCTGCTGGGGCTCCTGTTGCACCTCCCCCTTTTTCATTGCCTGGTCATCCCCCAGCTGCACTTACAAGACCTACAACACCCCAATCAGGTCCCCCGCAACCTGCATTATCCCCTGTCACCACCCCAGCAAGGCCAACTGGGCCGCCTGTCGGCCAGCCTTCGTCTTTTGTGTCTAGACTGCCTCCGGGATCGTTTCCCCCTTTGGGCGGTGTAGCTCCAGCTTCTGGGCCACCATCTGGTCCTTTTCAGACGTCAGGTTTACCGAGTGGTCCAGTTTCAGTACCACCACCAGCATCAGATCCTCGCCCAGGTCCTGGTTCTTTTCCTTTGGGTAGCAGTCAGAGCATGCTCCCTACGACTGCACCAGGTAGATTGATGAGTAATGGGCCACCGGTGTTTGGTTCTGGAGCTATGCTGAGCGGGCCCTGTTACCCTACCAGTGGAAATGTACCTCAACCACCTTTTGGACATCCACCAGCAGTGGCAACGGCAACAGGTCCTCCTCGAACAACAACCATGCACTCTATGCTGGGCAGTCCAGCAGTTACTGCTCCACCAGGTCCTGTTCAGCAGGCACCACCATTTTCAGCAGCAGCACCTTTTTCAGCAGCACCACCAATTTCAGTGGCACCACCTTTTTCAGTGGCACCACCATTTTCAGTGGCACCACCATTTTCTGCAGCACCTCCAAGCATGCAGGCACCTCCGGGTTCTCCCATGTGAGTGACTTGTACTATTTTTGAAGTACATGGATATACCAAATTTCATATTATTGAGTTAGCTGAAATAATCCAAAGTGGACATATGATGTAAAAAGCTAAGGTGTATATCAAACGGAAAAACTACCCAGGTGTACTGGCAACTACTATTACTTTTATGAAGTGATTGAAACTTGTTTCTACGCAAGCCAACACAATCTAATATTAACTGGAAATAGATAGATCTTTTTCCTGCTTCAGTACACGTGTTTATTATATCTTAGTAGCAGACCCAAAGAAAAGGAAGTGCACTTAGTGGTCGATGTGTCATTGTAGTTGCACATACTAGCTTGCAGTGTTCACCGCTGCGTATGCTTGTCATCACAATCCTCCGCTCTATGTTTAAGTGAAGAACACTCTTTCTAGTGGATGCTTTCAAGCTTTTTGTTTACAGCATCTGTAATACAATAGTATAATCACAACCCTTTTGAGCCAATTCTTATAAGCATCAGTATTAGTTATTTTCTATAATATTTGTTCTCAAACATGATTTCATATGTTTAAGCATAATAACTTGAACTCtgcctatgtaagtttatcttacatggccggtcccaagcccgggtaaaagaggagggggagggcgtcagttagtcgacagccggcactccacaatcacgtcgaatccttatgaaaatgaatttagaacgaaatcgcgctaaagctagggcgtcactcGTAAGTgccgcgctgtgtggcccgagcacagtgataagtgagcaagggtcgctgtatttccataggcacccggatgcagtgttaaatgagcaagggggccatagaaacttcttttcgaacgactccactcaaagttgtttgggagcatatgcacctatcaactttacacgggacacacaaaagaagtactttgattccattggacgtgggagggtgaagaagctaggacagaagggtagagttcaggagagtagaatgcgtttaggaacgtggaatataggaaccttaacgggaaaatctatggaagtagtggaagttatggtgaggagaaggataaatattatgtgcctacaagaaactaagtgggttggtcttaaggcaaaggatctagaaaactcagggtttaaactttggtactcgggcacaaatagaacgagaaacggtgttggcatcatcgtggacaagatcttgacacaagatgttgtagatgtcaagagggtaggagataaaatcatggcaatcaagattgtaataggacaagaacttatcaatgtgattagtgcgtacgcacctcaagtagggttggatatgagttcgaaggggaaattttgggaagaccttggagacttggtgcaaggaattgctcagacggagaagttatttataggaggagatttaaatggacacgtgggcagggagacaggcaactatggaggttttcatggtggccatggttttggggagagaaacgaggatggggaagctatcttggattttgcaatggcatatgatctcttcttagccaacaccttctttaagaagagagaagaacatgtgatcacctacaagagtgggtcgtcaaaaacacaaatagattttcttctaatgaggaaaggggatcgtataacttgtaaggattgcaaagttataccaggagagagcgtggctaatcaacatcgcttgttggtgatggatgtacatatcaaaagagtgagaaaaaagaacaagacttggaagtgcccaaggactagatggtggaatctaaaagaagaaaaacaagtcattttcaaagagaaagtaatcacccagtgtgtgtgggatagagagggggaagctagccaaatgtgggattccatggctagttgtatccgaaaagtagcaaaagaggtgttaggagagtccaagggctttgccccacaccaaaaggaatcttggtggtggaatgaggaggtacaaacaaaggtgaaggctaagaaggaatgttgtaaagccttatacaaggataggaccgatgaaaatggtgaaaggtatagaaaagcgaagcaagaggcgaagaaagctgtgaaagaagctaagttagcggcttatgacgatatgtataagcgactagataccaaagaaggagagttggatatctataaactagctagagcaagggaaaagaagacaagggacctaaaccaagtgaggtgcatcaaggatgaggatggaaaggttcttgctacagagaacgcggttaaagatagatggagaggttattttcataatcttttcaatgaaggacatgaaaggagtgcttctttaggggagttgagtaactcagaagagtgtagaaactactctttttatcgtcgaatccggaaggaagaagtggttgtagctttgaagaagatgaagcatagaaaagcagtaggcccaaatgatataccaatcgaagtgtggaaagttttgggagagacaggtataacatggctcactgaccttttcaataggattttgaaaacgaagaagatgccaaatgagtggcgaacgagcactttggtgcctatctacaagaataagggcgacgtacaaaattgcatgaactataggggtattaagctaatgagtcatacaatgaagctctgggagagagtcattgagcatagattgaggcaagagacacgggtttcggacaaccaattcgggttcatgccagggcgctcaaccatggaggcaatctatctcttacgaagattgatggaaagatatagagatgggaaaaaggatttacacatggtctttatagatttggaaaaagcgtatgatagggtcccaagagacattctttggaggattttagagaagaaaggagtacgagtagcatatatccaagctataaaggatatgtatgaaggagcaaagactgccgtaagaactcatgaaggacaaaccgaaagttttcccataactgtaggattacatcaaggctcatccttaagtccttacctttttgcgttggtaatggatgagttaacaggacatattcaagatgatattccttggtgtatgcttttcgcagacgatatagtgttgatagatgaaactcaggaaggggtaaatgcaaagcttaacctttggagagaagtgttggaatctaaaggtcttcgcctaagccaatcaaagacagaatatatggagaaaatggaggccaaaacgagttaagggtgaggatcggagatcaagaaataccaaagagcgatcgttttcgttacctaggatctatcttgcaaaagaacggagaattagatgaagatctcaaccatagaatacaagctggatggatgaagtggaagagtgcatccggcgtattgtgtgaccgccgtatgccactgaagctcaagggaaaattttataggacggcaataaggccggcaatgctgtatggcacagaatgttgggcggtgaagcttcaacacgtacacaaaatgggtgtagcggagatgaggatgcttcgttggatgtgtgggcacacaagaaaggataagattaggaatgaggatatccggggtaaagtaggagtagccgaaattgaaggaaagatgagagaaaatcggttacggtggtttggacatgtgcaaagaaggcctactaacgctccgattagaagatgcgactatgggacagaggttcagggccgaaggggtagaggaagacctaggaaaactttggaagagactctaagaaaagacttagagtacttggatttaacggaggacatgacacaggaccgagcacaatggcgttcaaagattcatatagccgatcccactcagtgacttggattttccaagtctccaaccgagaagttttcctcactcgggaaattaagggaatactacctcaacctacatgctccactcacaaaacttcaacatacaagcttcaacaaaagaaaattcagagaacttagcgaagaaggctttggtgtattcaacacaatacgttgaaatgaaggaaagctatttattgatatccccgataagtcacaaatatgtacatatacatgagtcaaaataaacaaacaagagggagccttcacaaaggttgcttaggagaagtctcagtagtcagtagagccccagaaagagcaggcattggagggggatcatttggagcctcagtactggacagaaccctagaaggaggaggcagcagaggttgatcatttggagcttcattacgcagtacagccccagaagatgaaggcaataaatgcctttggaacaaacccacaaatctctgatgatcaagtaaaacctgaccatcagattccttcatctggtcaagcttcctcttcatgtttgtagcatagtcatgtgcgagccggtgcaactgtttattctcatgcttgagccctctaatctcctgtttgagactcatcacttcagtcgccaatgattcaacttggcgggttcgagctaataggcgttgggccatgttagacacagaacctgtacactgaacactgagagccagagaatccttaacaaccaactcatcagaccgtttggaaagtagtctgttatctttgggagtgagaaggttcctggccactaccgcagcggtcatatcattcttcatcacggaatccccaacagtaagaggaccagtaggggagacgaaggatgggcgccatatgttgtctggagaaggcgtggctgcctcttcaacaaggttcaagtcaaaacgacggtcggaggggccagacattttcaaaggtgttgaagagagaagaggtcggacaaatcaagatcttagaagtgcaagaatggagcttctactggtggagattcaagtgtgctttggaacttaatgccagcctctataaaaatctgcactcgacggagcttcagaaatcgaagaggcgtttgctttctcaaaagctgggctgctcagagatcacgagacgtttgctttctcaaaagttgggctgctcaaagaccatgaaggccgatcttagaaatcgaagaggcacttactttctcaaaagctgggctgctcagagaccacgagggccgatctcagaaatcgaagaggcacctacttttccagccttgtcagcacctgtcagctttgcggaaattatgggcattatgtcgaagatttctggtgaagtagaaagcacatgaatcttactgttcaatcacccacttcccacacgcaacattagctcatgggtaccatagataactttgccaaagttctctgacaaagttgagacacgtgaagcttgcagctcccactacaccgctctgaccaagaagggtaaaagaatagcaaagaaacaacactaacaaagtttagacacataaaatttgaaggtctagctaccatattattacccacaagggtaaaggaacagtaccactgctagataattggaaagtccctgtgtgtcaacctctgtgcttcgtggcaagatagactagcaaacatgcccaaccttctcacatttgagaaaacactcccaacaagactgcttgctccaaaatcgaagaggcaccgccctccgaatctcgagagccagacacccaacatgattactttctcaaaaatcgaagagacaccgctctccgaagctcgagagccagacccctagcaggatggctttctcaaaaatcgaaaaggcatcgttctccgaatctcaagagccagatctccgacaggattgcttgttcgaaaaccgaagaggcaccactttcccaacttcaagagccggatctccttggataaagcttgtctgtaatctttacacgcaacatcagctttccagataccacagaccactttttcaaagtgctctgacaaagttaaaacatgtgaagctggcagctcccactaccgtgttatgaccaagcagggtaaggGAATAGCATTAccacttgttagggagactcctatatatgttgacctcgaTCCCCAACAGacaagcagacctgcaaaaatgctcaacccttcctcatatctgagagggcactcccaaagaagcctttcgaaatattcagctttctttccccccgataatacctctgcaaacaagctatactagagcaagaatatctcatatcatcagggttaaaagcaagagtatcccatatcatgttttttccctgtcttttcctttggccttgttcttacctacaagacaaggagaaagagagcaatcagtcagcacttggaatcaagcttccagtcaggaactgactgcctggaaccccttacttgattacttacctgacattgctctcgagtactcatcttcaacatcttatgcttccagtgaagataccgcatctgcctgaggaacatatagggcaagtgagaaggatacaaggaagcatgtggagacaa
This window contains:
- the LOC139187622 gene encoding protein transport protein SEC24 C-like encodes the protein MAALVRPPGAPRPNNSNTNTPPASNYNPNNAQRNPDSLADNMQNLNLNRQPSMPNSAPRPSPFGQAPTFHSSAPPAGAPVAPPPFSLPGHPPAALTRPTTPQSGPPQPALSPVTTPARPTGPPVGQPSSFVSRLPPGSFPPLGGVAPASGPPSGPFQTSGLPSGPVSVPPPASDPRPGPGSFPLGSSQSMLPTTAPGRLMSNGPPVFGSGAMLSGPCYPTSGNVPQPPFGHPPAVATATGPPRTTTMHSMLGSPAVTAPPGPVQQAPPFSAAAPFSAAPPISVAPPFSVAPPFSVAPPFSAAPPSMQAPPGSPMWLHLPNFLVMVNHPECLECHPHHYQISPWLLSHLPFVKLDLL